From the genome of Streptomyces sp. NBC_01317, one region includes:
- the pcaDC gene encoding bifunctional 3-oxoadipate enol-lactonase/4-carboxymuconolactone decarboxylase PcaDC produces MSLTTEKTLQYRSDGPEDAPVLILGPSLGTTWHMWDRQVPELARSWRVVRFDLPGHGGAPAHPATSVPELAERLLATLDALGVQRFGYAGCSVGGAIGAELALRRPDRIASLAVVAASPRFGTADEFRQRGVIVRANGLDPMARTAPERWFTPGFAAAQPAIVEWAVQMVRTTDPGCYIAACEALAAFDIRAELGRISVPTLVLVGAEDQVTGPAEARTLVAGIPDARLALVPGASHLAPVEQPAAVTDLLVHHFSTAWFNPSDTATGLTVLPDRAVAPAVSPTVGPVAEIAPAEQPRAVGGLPGPVRRDPYETGMRVRREVLGNAHVDRAMSGADDFAGDFQELITRYAWGEVWTREGLDRRTRSAVTLTALVAGGHLEELAFHTRAALRNGLTPAEIKEVLMQTAVYCGVPAANSAFRVAATVIQEETRPRS; encoded by the coding sequence GTGAGTCTGACGACAGAGAAGACCCTGCAATACCGCTCTGACGGGCCAGAAGACGCTCCAGTGTTGATCTTGGGGCCGTCCCTCGGTACTACATGGCACATGTGGGACCGGCAGGTACCCGAGCTGGCCCGGAGCTGGCGGGTGGTCCGCTTCGACCTGCCGGGGCACGGCGGGGCCCCCGCGCACCCCGCCACCAGCGTTCCCGAACTCGCGGAGCGGCTGCTGGCCACGCTCGACGCGCTCGGTGTGCAGCGCTTCGGGTACGCGGGGTGTTCCGTCGGCGGGGCCATCGGGGCCGAGCTGGCGCTGCGCCGCCCCGACCGGATCGCGTCCCTCGCCGTGGTGGCCGCCTCGCCCCGCTTCGGCACCGCCGACGAATTCCGCCAGCGCGGGGTGATCGTCCGCGCCAACGGCCTCGACCCGATGGCCCGTACCGCGCCCGAGCGCTGGTTCACGCCCGGCTTCGCCGCCGCCCAGCCGGCCATCGTCGAGTGGGCCGTCCAGATGGTCCGTACCACCGACCCCGGCTGCTACATCGCCGCCTGCGAGGCGCTCGCCGCCTTCGACATCCGCGCCGAGCTGGGCCGTATCAGCGTCCCCACCCTGGTGCTGGTCGGTGCCGAGGACCAGGTCACCGGTCCTGCCGAGGCGCGCACCCTGGTCGCCGGGATACCTGACGCCCGGCTCGCCCTCGTCCCCGGCGCCTCGCACCTGGCGCCCGTCGAGCAGCCCGCCGCCGTCACGGACCTGCTCGTCCACCACTTCTCCACGGCCTGGTTCAACCCCTCGGACACCGCCACCGGACTGACCGTGCTGCCCGACCGGGCCGTCGCCCCCGCCGTCTCCCCGACCGTCGGCCCGGTGGCCGAGATCGCCCCCGCCGAGCAGCCGCGGGCCGTGGGCGGTCTTCCCGGCCCGGTACGGCGCGACCCGTACGAGACGGGCATGCGGGTACGCCGTGAGGTCCTCGGCAACGCACACGTGGACCGGGCCATGTCCGGCGCCGACGACTTCGCCGGCGACTTCCAGGAGCTGATCACGCGCTACGCCTGGGGCGAGGTGTGGACCAGGGAGGGCCTGGACCGCAGGACCCGCAGCGCGGTGACGCTGACGGCGCTGGTGGCGGGCGGGCACCTGGAGGAGCTGGCCTTCCACACGCGCGCGGCCCTGCGCAACGGCCTCACGCCGGCCGAGATCAAGGAAGTGCTGATGCAGACGGCCGTCTACTGCGGTGTCCCCGCGGCGAACTCCGCGTTCCGCGTCGCGGCGACCGTGATCCAGGAGGAGACGCGCCCCCGGTCGTAG
- a CDS encoding SDR family NAD(P)-dependent oxidoreductase translates to MPGVVVVGAGPGIGKSVADRFAREGLSVVAIARNRETLKAVADEIGQRGRKVLALTADSTDEKALHAALDTAAAEVGPLDVVVYNAALIRRDSPGERDARGQLDAWAVNVVGALSAASHVAPGMAERGHGTILITGGMPQPDPRYISLSLGKLGVRNLVSLLHAEYGSSGVHVASVTVPGAVAPGTAYDPDDIAEHYWRLHTQSRGDWEHEVAHGGIPVA, encoded by the coding sequence ATGCCAGGAGTAGTAGTGGTCGGCGCGGGACCGGGGATCGGAAAGTCCGTAGCCGACCGGTTCGCGCGGGAGGGGCTCTCCGTCGTGGCGATCGCGCGCAACAGGGAGACGCTCAAGGCAGTGGCAGACGAGATCGGACAGCGCGGCCGGAAGGTCTTGGCCCTCACCGCCGACAGCACCGACGAGAAGGCACTGCACGCCGCGCTCGATACCGCCGCGGCGGAGGTGGGGCCACTCGACGTCGTGGTGTACAACGCAGCGCTGATCCGCCGGGATTCGCCCGGCGAGCGTGACGCGCGCGGGCAGTTGGACGCCTGGGCGGTCAACGTCGTCGGCGCTCTCAGCGCCGCATCGCACGTGGCACCGGGCATGGCGGAGAGGGGCCACGGCACGATCCTCATCACCGGTGGCATGCCGCAGCCCGATCCCCGCTACATCAGCCTGAGTCTGGGAAAGCTGGGGGTGCGCAATCTGGTCAGTCTGCTCCACGCGGAGTACGGCTCCTCGGGGGTCCATGTCGCCTCCGTGACCGTTCCGGGCGCGGTCGCTCCCGGTACCGCCTACGATCCGGATGACATCGCCGAGCACTACTGGCGGTTGCACACCCAGTCAAGGGGCGACTGGGAGCACGAGGTGGCACACGGGGGCATCCCCGTCGCCTAG
- a CDS encoding helix-turn-helix domain-containing protein: MKVLRTERSGVDRRSGWGDLVATVCGPLQVRGAGRDGFEGAIVTGAFGAVQLAAVRSGPHAVEKTELHAARAHSSPLYLTCILDGEVQVSQGGTTALVRAGSLFSYDSSSPFTLRMRQPIHMVAVKFDHRLVDLRPGQAHPLWAATWSGREGVGVLLADLLRSVACHMTELDTSVADHLGSSVASLVSAVCAEKLGHSGSDAAAARQALLHRIRTYARGRLGDPDLTPPELARAHNISLRYLQILFRDEGTSPALWIRNERLERCRDDLRNPRTTHLTVANIAGRWGLHGASHFSRIFRDRYGATPREWRKKTLLLPP, encoded by the coding sequence GTGAAGGTTCTCAGGACGGAGCGGTCCGGCGTCGACCGCCGTTCCGGCTGGGGCGACCTGGTCGCCACGGTCTGTGGGCCGCTCCAGGTCCGTGGGGCCGGGAGGGACGGTTTCGAGGGGGCCATCGTCACCGGCGCGTTCGGCGCCGTCCAGCTCGCGGCGGTCCGCTCAGGGCCGCACGCCGTCGAGAAGACCGAACTGCACGCTGCCCGGGCACACTCCAGCCCTCTCTACCTCACCTGCATCCTGGACGGCGAAGTCCAGGTCAGCCAGGGGGGAACCACCGCCCTGGTCCGGGCCGGCAGCCTGTTCTCGTACGACAGCTCCTCCCCGTTCACTCTGCGGATGCGCCAACCCATCCACATGGTGGCCGTCAAGTTCGACCACCGCCTGGTCGATCTCAGGCCCGGCCAGGCGCATCCCCTCTGGGCCGCCACCTGGTCCGGCCGTGAAGGGGTCGGCGTGCTCCTCGCCGACCTGCTGCGGAGCGTGGCGTGCCACATGACCGAACTGGACACCTCGGTCGCCGATCACCTGGGGAGCAGCGTGGCCAGCCTGGTCAGCGCGGTGTGCGCGGAGAAACTGGGGCACTCGGGCAGCGATGCCGCCGCCGCGCGGCAGGCCCTGCTGCATCGGATCAGGACCTATGCGCGCGGGCGCCTCGGTGACCCGGACCTGACTCCTCCCGAGCTGGCCAGGGCTCACAACATCTCCCTCCGCTATCTCCAGATCCTTTTCCGGGACGAGGGAACCAGCCCCGCTCTCTGGATACGCAACGAGCGCCTCGAACGATGCCGTGACGATCTTCGGAACCCGCGGACGACCCACCTGACCGTGGCCAATATCGCGGGGCGGTGGGGTTTGCACGGCGCTTCGCACTTCAGCAGGATCTTCCGTGATCGCTACGGGGCCACCCCCCGGGAGTGGCGGAAGAAGACGTTGCTTCTCCCTCCGTGA
- a CDS encoding FAD/NAD(P)-binding protein, producing MLSPTRIGIVGGGASAVCLLDALSQRDEVPEAVTVFDPSPHPWRGRAYQPDSAVLWVNAPPEDMTVRAHDPGHFARWLQARRSALGARADYTDPRSGISFAPRAVYGDYLEQSARGALNRLAVRGSAIVFVRKAVTDLARDKGAFVARTADGAPYPLDHVVLCVGNGAPADPHGLSGTPGFVPEPYPVASRLSGIDAGARVVVVGSGLTAVDAVLALTAAGHEGSIVLASRRGVLPSVRQRFLNHELRHFTMARFRTMLARGETLTVAGATALMGDELTAAGSGLERIAHEITSAHSEDAVERLRRGIDAVDDTDPGMRILQRAVPESGPDVWQLLPEQDRTLLLRHHYRTIMTLCCPMPAASAATLLRLADSGQLAFTRGVGRITKGSGGFEVHTADGFHRADVVINAVSPPGHRVPPAAEALITSLTERGLATRHPRGGVSVTRATSGLSVEGVTDKQLYALGDLTSGSLFFTFGIPSLVDRAVDIADAIHRDATRHAVAMQTV from the coding sequence ATGCTCAGTCCCACAAGGATAGGAATAGTAGGCGGCGGCGCTTCCGCGGTATGTCTGCTCGACGCACTGAGCCAGCGTGACGAAGTCCCCGAGGCCGTCACGGTCTTCGACCCCTCCCCCCACCCCTGGCGCGGGCGCGCCTATCAGCCGGACTCCGCGGTCCTGTGGGTGAACGCCCCGCCCGAGGACATGACCGTACGGGCCCACGATCCGGGGCACTTCGCCCGCTGGTTGCAGGCGCGCCGCTCGGCTCTGGGGGCGCGCGCCGACTACACGGACCCCAGGTCGGGCATCTCCTTCGCGCCACGCGCCGTCTACGGGGACTATCTGGAACAGTCCGCCCGAGGCGCGCTCAACCGCCTCGCCGTCCGGGGCAGCGCCATCGTCTTCGTCCGGAAGGCGGTTACGGACCTGGCCCGTGACAAGGGGGCTTTCGTCGCGCGCACCGCAGACGGCGCGCCGTACCCCCTGGACCATGTGGTGCTCTGTGTCGGAAACGGCGCTCCCGCGGACCCCCACGGACTGTCGGGGACTCCCGGGTTCGTTCCCGAGCCGTATCCCGTGGCGAGCCGGTTGTCCGGCATCGACGCCGGGGCCCGGGTGGTCGTGGTGGGCAGCGGGCTGACCGCCGTCGACGCCGTGCTGGCGCTGACGGCGGCGGGCCATGAGGGGAGCATCGTCCTCGCCTCGCGGCGCGGGGTGCTGCCCAGCGTCCGCCAGCGGTTCCTGAACCACGAGTTGCGGCACTTCACCATGGCGCGCTTCCGTACCATGCTGGCGCGGGGCGAGACTCTCACCGTGGCCGGCGCCACCGCTCTCATGGGGGACGAACTCACCGCGGCGGGTTCCGGGCTCGAACGCATCGCCCACGAGATCACCTCGGCGCACAGCGAAGACGCTGTCGAACGGCTGCGCCGGGGAATCGACGCGGTGGACGACACGGACCCGGGGATGCGCATCCTTCAGCGCGCCGTTCCCGAATCCGGGCCCGACGTATGGCAGTTGCTTCCCGAACAGGACCGGACGCTGTTGCTGCGCCACCACTACAGGACCATCATGACCCTGTGCTGCCCGATGCCGGCGGCCAGCGCCGCGACCCTGTTGCGGCTGGCCGACAGCGGTCAGCTGGCGTTCACCCGGGGCGTCGGGCGGATCACCAAGGGCTCCGGCGGCTTCGAGGTCCACACCGCTGACGGTTTCCACCGGGCCGACGTTGTGATCAACGCGGTCAGTCCGCCCGGGCACCGTGTCCCTCCCGCCGCCGAAGCGCTGATCACCTCGCTCACCGAACGAGGCTTGGCCACCCGGCATCCGCGCGGTGGAGTGAGCGTCACTCGGGCCACCAGCGGGCTGAGCGTCGAGGGAGTGACCGACAAACAGCTCTACGCCCTTGGCGACCTGACCTCCGGATCGCTCTTCTTCACCTTCGGCATCCCCTCGCTGGTGGACCGGGCCGTCGACATCGCCGACGCCATCCACCGGGACGCCACCCGGCACGCGGTCGCCATGCAGACCGTCTGA
- a CDS encoding class II aldolase/adducin family protein, with translation MTDTAVHERAGYLADTHTGLPLPTPPVFESVDDERRHHKQRLAAALRLFGKYGYGEGISGHISVRDPENEDQFWVNPFGVSFSKVKVRDLLLVDAEGRVVSGHHRVNPSAFVIHSAIHRANPGATAAAHGHTPYSRALGALGRLLEPLDQESAIFYRNQVLYDAYEGPSINVEQGQDIAAELGDNRAILLRHHGLITVGGSVDEAVHWFFTYESAAHVQLLAAAAGEVKPMSDAQAVAARDGFGDRQLGWFSFQLLWDEITSEQPDLLEE, from the coding sequence ATGACCGACACAGCGGTCCACGAGCGGGCCGGTTATCTCGCGGACACCCACACCGGGCTTCCCCTGCCCACGCCACCCGTGTTCGAATCCGTGGACGATGAGCGCAGGCACCACAAGCAGCGCCTTGCGGCGGCCCTGCGCCTGTTCGGCAAGTACGGCTACGGCGAGGGGATTTCGGGACACATCTCGGTACGAGACCCCGAGAACGAGGACCAGTTCTGGGTGAACCCGTTCGGTGTCTCCTTCAGCAAGGTGAAGGTGCGCGACCTCCTCCTGGTCGATGCCGAGGGCCGCGTGGTCAGCGGACACCACCGGGTCAACCCGAGCGCCTTCGTCATCCACTCCGCCATCCACCGCGCCAACCCCGGTGCCACCGCCGCGGCCCACGGTCACACCCCCTACTCGCGGGCCCTGGGTGCCCTCGGCAGGCTCCTGGAGCCGCTCGACCAGGAATCCGCCATCTTCTATCGGAACCAGGTCCTCTACGACGCCTACGAAGGGCCGTCCATCAACGTCGAACAGGGCCAGGACATCGCTGCCGAACTCGGCGACAACCGCGCCATACTGCTGCGCCACCACGGCCTGATCACCGTCGGCGGCTCGGTCGACGAGGCGGTGCACTGGTTCTTCACCTATGAGAGCGCCGCCCACGTGCAACTGCTGGCGGCGGCTGCCGGTGAGGTCAAACCGATGAGCGACGCCCAGGCCGTTGCCGCACGCGACGGATTCGGCGACCGGCAGCTCGGCTGGTTCAGTTTCCAGCTGCTGTGGGACGAGATCACCAGCGAGCAGCCCGATCTGCTGGAGGAGTAG
- a CDS encoding MFS transporter produces MAVTNDAPATGPLPPGGQERKVHWGLREWLMLVVVCGAFSLDALDNIMVGIATPQIKDEFDMSTSAAQWVVSAYVLGFGGFLLLGGRMSDLLGRRRVFIAGLAVLAVGSLVGGLATSGLLVIVGRLVMGIGAALTAPSALAIVIGNFPEGPQRNRALGIYTACGAVGYSIGVVVGGGLTEASWRWTFVLSVPVALAALVGALVLVPKDQAHDGTKRHYDAAGAVTVTAGMLLLVYAIVQAPSEGWASGSTLVLFALVAVLLAAFAFIESRAPQPLLRLGLLRNKSLVGASLIAAAILGTYMSYQFVGSLYLQSYRGWSPLEMALGFLPIGLLILTFAPRAGKLIGPIGVRWMIFGGMLAYTVAFLLFLRIGEGSSYWTVVLPSMVLIGIGFPFAFTAANVLATKGVDESEQGLAAGILQTGYQVGAAVVLAVVTVRMGGEGGEPSPALALSGYHRGTWVIILIAAVSVLAVVAAAGTDRLRGKRATRTAPAGAATADAGE; encoded by the coding sequence ATGGCTGTGACGAACGACGCCCCGGCGACCGGGCCCTTACCTCCCGGGGGGCAGGAGCGGAAGGTGCACTGGGGGTTGCGGGAATGGCTCATGCTCGTGGTCGTGTGCGGCGCGTTCTCACTGGACGCACTCGACAACATCATGGTCGGAATCGCCACCCCGCAGATCAAGGACGAGTTTGACATGAGCACGTCGGCCGCTCAGTGGGTGGTGAGCGCCTACGTACTCGGCTTCGGCGGCTTCCTGCTGCTGGGCGGGCGGATGTCCGACCTGCTGGGCCGGCGGCGGGTGTTCATCGCCGGGCTCGCGGTACTCGCGGTCGGCTCCCTCGTCGGCGGCCTCGCGACCAGCGGGCTGCTGGTGATCGTCGGCCGGCTGGTGATGGGCATCGGAGCCGCGCTCACCGCGCCCTCCGCCCTGGCGATCGTGATCGGCAACTTCCCGGAAGGCCCACAGCGCAACCGGGCTCTCGGCATCTACACGGCCTGCGGTGCGGTGGGGTACTCCATCGGCGTGGTGGTCGGCGGCGGGCTCACCGAAGCGAGCTGGCGATGGACCTTCGTGCTCTCCGTGCCGGTGGCGCTCGCCGCTCTGGTCGGCGCCCTCGTCCTGGTCCCCAAGGACCAGGCACACGACGGCACCAAGCGCCACTACGACGCGGCCGGCGCGGTCACCGTCACCGCGGGCATGCTCCTGCTCGTGTATGCCATCGTCCAGGCGCCCTCCGAAGGATGGGCCTCCGGCTCCACTCTGGTTCTCTTCGCCCTCGTGGCCGTGCTCCTGGCCGCTTTCGCGTTCATCGAGTCGCGCGCCCCCCAACCGCTGCTGCGGCTGGGACTGCTGCGCAACAAGTCTCTGGTGGGCGCCAGCCTGATCGCCGCGGCGATCCTCGGCACCTACATGAGCTACCAGTTCGTCGGCAGCCTCTACCTCCAGTCCTACCGGGGCTGGTCGCCGCTGGAAATGGCCCTGGGCTTCCTGCCGATCGGGCTGCTGATCCTGACTTTCGCGCCGCGCGCCGGAAAGCTGATCGGCCCCATCGGGGTGCGCTGGATGATCTTCGGAGGCATGCTCGCCTACACCGTCGCCTTCCTGCTCTTCCTGCGGATCGGTGAGGGCTCCTCGTACTGGACGGTCGTCCTGCCGAGCATGGTGCTGATCGGCATCGGCTTCCCCTTCGCCTTCACCGCGGCCAATGTGCTGGCGACCAAGGGCGTGGACGAATCGGAGCAGGGCCTCGCCGCGGGCATCCTCCAAACCGGCTACCAGGTGGGCGCCGCGGTGGTACTGGCCGTGGTGACGGTACGGATGGGCGGCGAGGGCGGCGAACCGAGCCCCGCGCTGGCCCTGTCCGGTTACCACCGGGGAACGTGGGTGATCATCCTCATCGCGGCCGTCTCGGTCCTCGCGGTGGTCGCCGCGGCGGGCACCGACCGGCTGCGCGGGAAGCGGGCCACCAGGACCGCTCCGGCCGGCGCCGCCACGGCGGACGCCGGCGAGTAG
- a CDS encoding TetR/AcrR family transcriptional regulator has protein sequence MMVFWERGFETTSTTDLSAAMGISPPSLYAAFKNKETLFQEAIGLYETTEAEASRRALEEAPTAREAVSALLHKSVDQFTADNKPRGCMIVLAATNCASDHESIRDFALRCRARTKTTIKSRLDAAVGGGELAGDTDTDKIAAFYTTFLNGVSLQARDGTDAAQLHSLVDMAMAAWSASAGPRPVTAA, from the coding sequence ATGATGGTCTTCTGGGAGCGCGGTTTCGAAACCACCTCGACCACCGACCTCAGCGCGGCCATGGGAATCAGCCCACCCAGTCTCTACGCCGCCTTCAAGAACAAGGAGACCCTGTTCCAAGAGGCGATCGGGCTCTACGAGACCACGGAGGCCGAAGCCTCACGGCGGGCGCTGGAGGAGGCGCCCACCGCCCGCGAGGCGGTATCGGCGCTGCTGCACAAAAGCGTCGACCAGTTCACCGCCGACAACAAGCCGCGCGGCTGCATGATCGTGCTCGCCGCCACCAACTGCGCCTCCGACCACGAGTCCATCCGTGACTTCGCGCTGCGCTGCCGGGCCCGTACGAAGACCACCATCAAGAGCAGGCTCGACGCCGCCGTGGGCGGGGGCGAGCTGGCCGGGGACACGGACACGGACAAGATCGCCGCGTTCTACACCACGTTCCTCAACGGTGTCTCGCTCCAGGCGCGTGACGGGACGGACGCCGCGCAGCTGCACTCCTTGGTGGACATGGCGATGGCCGCTTGGAGCGCGTCGGCAGGCCCCCGGCCCGTTACCGCCGCCTGA
- a CDS encoding NtaA/DmoA family FMN-dependent monooxygenase (This protein belongs to a clade of FMN-dependent monooxygenases, within a broader family of flavin-dependent oxidoreductases, the luciferase-like monooxygenase (LMM) family, some of whose members use coenzyme F420 rather than FMN.), producing MRSDNLSPGLGHDPSAHVHLGLFYTGVGPQLLWTAPGAAPHHHVDTFLRVVRTLEHGLFDVFFLGEGLRVRENRGRVLELDVAGRPDAITLLAALAAATDHIGLVATQNTTYNYPADLARRLASLHLVSEGRAGWNIVTTDNAWTGENFRHGGWLAHEDRYERADQFVRAAKSLWTAWDGDAVAADGAAAAWARPGAIRQVAAATPLLRMRATPTVPAGPGGPVLFQAGDSPGGRDLAARHADVVFTTNTTYDKALRYAEDLTARLASYGRSRESLRIMPGAVVVLGDTREEAQEKLHWMRNEENNGPRALAFLEQWWGKDLSGYDPDGPLPDIEPTDAELDPSRGTVARDRRSGKRAIIEGWRRMAGERGLSIRELVMEVGPGHDVFCGTPQQVADEWGHFVRTRVVDGFNITPQTIPGTIEEIVGKLVPALQERGLYRTAYQGGTLRENLGLRAT from the coding sequence ATGCGATCTGACAACCTGTCCCCCGGGCTCGGCCACGACCCGTCCGCCCACGTTCACCTGGGGCTCTTCTACACCGGAGTCGGCCCCCAGCTGCTCTGGACGGCTCCGGGAGCGGCGCCCCACCACCACGTCGACACGTTCCTGCGAGTCGTCCGTACGCTGGAGCACGGTCTCTTCGACGTCTTCTTCCTCGGGGAAGGACTGCGGGTGCGCGAGAACCGCGGGCGGGTTCTCGAACTCGACGTGGCCGGGCGGCCCGACGCCATCACCCTGCTGGCCGCGCTCGCCGCCGCCACCGACCACATCGGCCTCGTCGCCACCCAGAACACCACCTACAACTACCCGGCCGACCTCGCCCGCAGGCTGGCCTCGCTGCACCTGGTCTCCGAGGGCAGGGCCGGCTGGAACATCGTCACGACCGACAACGCCTGGACCGGGGAGAACTTCCGGCACGGTGGCTGGCTGGCACACGAGGACCGCTATGAGCGGGCCGACCAATTCGTGCGCGCCGCCAAGAGCCTGTGGACGGCCTGGGACGGCGACGCGGTGGCCGCCGACGGAGCCGCGGCGGCCTGGGCCCGGCCGGGCGCGATCAGGCAGGTGGCGGCCGCGACCCCTCTGCTGCGGATGCGTGCCACGCCGACCGTGCCGGCCGGTCCCGGTGGGCCGGTGCTCTTCCAGGCCGGCGACTCTCCCGGCGGGCGCGACCTGGCGGCCCGTCACGCCGACGTCGTCTTCACCACCAACACCACCTACGACAAGGCGCTGCGGTACGCCGAGGATCTCACCGCGCGCCTGGCCTCCTACGGCAGGTCGCGCGAATCCCTGCGTATCATGCCGGGCGCCGTGGTGGTGCTCGGAGACACGCGGGAGGAGGCACAGGAGAAGCTTCACTGGATGAGGAACGAGGAGAACAACGGTCCGCGTGCCCTGGCATTCCTGGAGCAGTGGTGGGGCAAGGACCTGTCGGGCTACGATCCCGACGGACCCCTGCCCGACATCGAACCGACGGACGCGGAACTCGACCCGTCCCGGGGGACCGTGGCGCGCGACCGGCGCAGCGGCAAGCGGGCGATCATCGAGGGCTGGCGGCGGATGGCCGGCGAGCGCGGCCTGTCCATCCGGGAACTGGTGATGGAGGTCGGCCCCGGACACGACGTCTTCTGCGGCACACCGCAGCAGGTGGCCGACGAATGGGGCCACTTCGTCCGCACCCGTGTGGTGGACGGTTTCAACATCACACCGCAGACGATCCCGGGCACGATCGAGGAGATCGTCGGCAAACTGGTACCCGCCCTCCAGGAGCGCGGCCTGTACCGGACCGCCTATCAGGGCGGTACCCTGCGCGAGAATCTGGGCCTGCGGGCCACCTGA
- a CDS encoding styrene monooxygenase/indole monooxygenase family protein, whose amino-acid sequence MPDIAIVGAGISGLHLALRLQQTGITTTVYTERSAEEVAAGRPSNLPVRFGRTRQRERDLGVAHWDQPENDTHGVNLVAPGDPGIHFFGRLDEPASGIDFRLYLPRLTADYQERGGRVEPLRPEVAEIDRISRHHDLVVVASGRAATGLFPRDPARSPYTEPQRVLTAGLFRGIAPSDPGWIHFQVTEVGEIFSTRILTADGPVHGMVVEALPGGPLEQLAAYDHAKDQSGFERTLLKLVADHAPELRERITESDFGLARAGDVVQGGITPTVRESWATLPSGRIALALGDAWVVNDPLTGQGANLGSRSAFALAALITDGPPFDEVFARRVADRLWGIAEPVVAWSNLNIGPPPEHLGEIFATATAVPRVADAFVNNFNDPAAMWDAIKSPADAATWLSKNTQGQDV is encoded by the coding sequence ATGCCAGACATCGCCATAGTGGGAGCAGGCATCTCCGGACTGCACCTGGCGCTGCGGCTGCAACAGACCGGGATCACCACCACGGTCTACACGGAACGCAGTGCGGAGGAGGTCGCCGCGGGACGTCCGAGCAATCTGCCGGTACGTTTCGGCCGCACCCGGCAGCGCGAACGGGACCTGGGCGTCGCGCACTGGGACCAGCCCGAGAACGACACCCACGGTGTGAACCTGGTCGCGCCCGGAGATCCCGGCATCCACTTCTTCGGCCGCCTCGACGAACCGGCGAGCGGGATCGACTTCCGCCTCTACCTGCCACGGCTCACCGCCGACTACCAGGAGCGGGGCGGACGGGTCGAGCCGCTACGCCCGGAGGTCGCCGAGATCGACCGGATCTCCCGTCACCACGACCTGGTCGTGGTGGCCTCGGGCCGCGCCGCCACCGGGCTCTTCCCGCGCGACCCGGCCCGCTCGCCCTACACGGAGCCGCAACGTGTGCTGACCGCCGGGCTGTTCCGGGGCATCGCCCCCTCCGACCCCGGGTGGATCCACTTCCAGGTCACCGAGGTCGGGGAGATCTTCTCCACCCGGATTCTCACCGCGGACGGCCCCGTGCACGGCATGGTCGTCGAGGCCCTGCCCGGCGGTCCGCTGGAGCAACTGGCGGCGTACGACCACGCCAAGGACCAGTCCGGCTTCGAGCGGACCCTGCTCAAACTCGTCGCGGACCACGCCCCGGAACTGCGTGAGCGGATCACGGAGAGCGACTTCGGGTTGGCGCGCGCCGGTGACGTGGTGCAGGGCGGGATCACGCCGACGGTACGTGAGAGCTGGGCCACTCTGCCCTCGGGGCGGATCGCGCTGGCGCTCGGGGATGCCTGGGTGGTCAACGACCCGCTCACCGGGCAGGGCGCGAACCTGGGCTCCCGGTCCGCCTTCGCACTGGCGGCGCTGATCACGGACGGGCCGCCGTTCGACGAGGTGTTCGCCCGGCGGGTGGCCGACCGGCTGTGGGGCATCGCCGAGCCGGTGGTGGCGTGGTCGAACCTCAACATCGGACCGCCGCCGGAGCACCTGGGCGAGATCTTCGCCACCGCCACGGCCGTTCCCCGGGTCGCCGACGCGTTCGTCAACAACTTCAACGACCCGGCGGCCATGTGGGACGCCATCAAGTCCCCTGCGGACGCCGCCACCTGGCTGAGCAAGAACACCCAGGGCCAGGACGTCTGA